The following proteins are co-located in the Methanobacterium sp. Maddingley MBC34 genome:
- a CDS encoding ACT domain-containing protein (PFAM: ACT domain), whose product MKIEQLSIFLENKKGRMRNALDVLADGGFNIRALSIADTSDFGILRLIVPEPYKAKEILEENNFVVKMGYVIAVQMSDQPGGLGTILGILDDSDINLDYLYAFVDEKEERAIVLLHPEDIDAGIEVLKKGGAIVIPPEDVYNW is encoded by the coding sequence GTGAAGATAGAACAGTTATCAATATTCCTGGAAAATAAAAAGGGTAGAATGAGGAATGCTCTGGATGTTCTGGCAGATGGTGGGTTCAATATCAGGGCCTTATCCATTGCTGACACCTCAGACTTCGGTATTTTAAGATTGATTGTACCTGAACCTTATAAGGCCAAAGAAATCCTGGAGGAAAACAATTTCGTGGTGAAGATGGGTTACGTTATTGCTGTGCAAATGTCAGACCAGCCAGGAGGACTGGGCACCATCCTGGGAATACTGGATGACTCAGACATAAACCTGGATTATCTTTACGCCTTTGTGGATGAAAAAGAAGAAAGAGCCATCGTCCTGCTCCATCCAGAGGATATTGATGCAGGGATAGAAGTCCTTAAAAAGGGTGGGGCAATTGTCATCCCCCCAGAAGATGTTTACAACTGGTAA